One Thioclava sp. ES.031 genomic window, CGAGGCGGTCTATACGCTCTATGAAGGCGTGGGGAACGTGCGCTCGATCGACGAGTCGATGAAGCTCGGCGCGAACCATCCAATGGGGCCGCTGGAGCTGGCCGACTTCATCGGGCTCGACACCTGCCTCGCGATCATGAACGTGCTGCATGACGGGCTCGCCGATACCAAGTATCGCCCCTGCCCGCTTCTGACGAAATATGTCGAAGCCGGCTGGCTCGGCCGCAAGACCGGGCGCGGCTTCTACGACTATCGCGGCGAGGAGCCGGTGCCGACGCGCTGAGGCGACGGGGTAGAGGGGCGCTGCCCCTCGCGGCTTCGCCGCTCACCCCGGGATATTTTCCAAGAGCGAAAACAAGACGGATCGACACCCGGCTCGGGCCGCGATTGCGGGGGAACCGGGTGTCTTCGCTCTTGCGGCCATCGGCGTCCCCGCCTGTCCCGCAAAGACAGACTGCGCCGAGTTTCGTTAAGACCGAGTAAGCGGCTTCGCTCTTTCGAAATATCCCGGAGGGCGGTGAAACCGCGGGGGCAGAGCCCCCTCCGCCAACGCCCTACAGCGCCAGCGTTTCCGCCCGCAGGTCCGCGAGGAACTTGCGCGGGTTCTGCAGCGCCTCGGCGATCTCTTCGGGCCCCTTCGCCGGACCGATCGCGGGATTCTGGGGCTTGTTCAGCGCCCGTTTGATCTCATAGAGCAGGAGCCCCTGCCGCACGGTCGCGCTGAGCGTGTTGGCAATCTGATAGGCGCGCGAATTCTGGCCCGGGAAGTGGATCGGCAGCACCGAGGCGTTCGACCGGGCGAGCATTTTCGCGGTGAAGGGGTTCCATTCCTGCTCGATCACCGGCCCCATCAGCGTCTCGGAATGGGCCACCTGCCCCGCCGGGAACAGAACCACCACGCCGCCGCGCTTGAGCTGGGCCATGCAGGCGGCGCGCATCTTGAGGCTGTCCTCGCGGGCATTGGGCTCGTGCGGGAAAGGCACGGGCAGCATGTATTGCTCGACCTCGGGAATACCGGTCAGCAAAGAGCGGGTGAGGATCAGGAAATCGTCTCGCACCTGCCCGATCAGGTAGGCCAGCACCATCCCGTCCACCAGCCCGTGCGGGTGGTTGGCTACGACCACCAACGGGCCCTCTTTCGGGATATGGGCGATCTGTTCGGGCGGCGTGGTGACATCGATCCCCATCACGTCGAGCGCCTGCGGCCAGAACTCGGCCCCGACCGGGGCGCCGCGTTTCTCGAACTTGCGGATCAAATGGAGAAGCTGCGCCTTCGCGGTCAGCCATTCCAGGGTGCGGATCGTGCCGACCTTGAAGGGATTGGAAAACGTACCCGCATAGGACAGACGGCGCTTGTCATAGGGTCGCGATACCGCTTGCGCGGCGTCGATTGCGATGTCGCTCTCTTGGTTCATTGGGCGAACCCTCTCGCTGGGTGCGGAGCGTCACATACCTTCGCCGAACTTGTCGGCCACCAATGCCTGAAGCGCATCGGCGAGCTTTTCTGCCTCGGCCCCGCTTGTCGTCACTTCAATAGTGGTTCCACGCGAAGCTGCCAACATCAAAAGCCCCATGATCGAGTCGCCCGAGACCGACTGGCCATCCTTCGCCACCGTGGCGCGGGCGTCATGATCCTCGACAACCTCGACGAAACGAGCGGAGGCGCGGGCATGCAGGCCCTTCTCGTTCACGATCTCCAACTCGCGGGTCACGGACATTTCACCACTCCCGCTTGGGCATTGTAACTATTGATATATTTTCGCCCCGCATCGAGCGCGGCCTCGACCGCGGCATGGACCGCGAGGCTGCGCGATTTCGCCAGCTTGATCAGCAGCGGCAGGTTCGCACCGTAGATGATTTCGCGGTCTCGCGCCTCGCAGGCCATCAGCGACAGGTTGGACGGAGAGCCGCCGAACATGTCGGTCACAACCACGACACCTGTTCCGTCATCGACCGCATCGGCGGCGGCGCGAATCTCCGCCTGCTTGCCCGCGCGGTCGTGATCGTCCTCGATCGTGATGGCACGAATGCCGCGCTGCGGGCCCACGACATGCTCTATAGCGGCGAGATATTCGCGCGCCAGACCACCATGTGCCACGATCACGATACCGATCACGCGCCCGACCTCACCTTCGTTTCTTCGTTCTCGGCATGGCCGAGACGCTCCAATTCCCTATGACGTTTAGACACGCGCCACCCTGCTTCCGCAAGCGCTTTGGCGATGCTCTCGGTCATTGCGACCGAGCGGTGTTGCCCCCCGGTACACCCGAAGCCGACCGAGAGGTAGGCCTTGCCCTCCGCGACATAGGCGGGAAGCAGGAACAACAAAAGATCGAGGACGCGCTGGTGGAACTCCGCAAAGCGCGGATCGGCGGCGACATAATCCGCGACCGCCGCGTCGCGCCCGTCAAGCGCGCGCAGCTCCGGCTCCCAATGGGGATTGGCGAGGAAGCGGCAATCGAACATCAGATCGAGCCCGCGCTGCACCCCGCGCTTGTAGCTGAAGGAATTCACCGTGACCGAGAGCGCCTCGGTGCGGCCCGTGTCGAAGAAGCGCCCGACCTCGGCGCGCAGATCATGCGGGCTCATCTCGGAGCTGTCGATAAGGACATCGGCGCGCATGCGGATCGGCGAGAGCAGGTCCATCTCCTGCGCGATGCCTGCGCCGGGGTCTTCCTCGGGCGATAGCGGATGGCGGCGGCGGGTCTCGGAATAGCGCCGTTCGAGCACATCGGGGCGCGCATCGAGATAGAGCAGGTCGAGATGCAGATCCGGGCGCTTGGTCAGCATGTCGACCAGTTCGATCAGCGCCGCGGCCGAGAAATCGCGCCCGCGTACATCGACGCCAAGCGCGACTGGGCCGGTCAGATGCCCCTTGAGAAGGCGCGGAACGAGACTCAGCGGCAGGTTGACGATCGGCTCGTAGCCCAGATCCTCCAAAGCGCCGATGGCAGTCGTGCGGCCCGCACCTGACGGGCCGGTCACCAGCACGACGCGCTGGCCAGCCTGTGCCCATACCGGATCGGATCGCGTCACGCCCATCGGCCCCCTTTCAGCCATTGCAAGATTGCCACATCAAGATGACCATGCTGCACGCGCAGCACAAGGGGCAGATTGACGCCCAACACCCTGTCTTTTCGACAGGTTGGCAAGCGTTCAACCTCTTCTCTATCGAGATCGACCAGCAAAGTGATGCGGGCTTGCGACAGGTGATCGGCGCGCAGGATACCCACGCCGCGCGCCTCGATCCGGCCCGCGATCGCCTCCGGTGCGCTTGCGATCAGCGCCCCGTCTTCGGCGCGAAGGTCGACCCGGTCATCGGCGACGAGTGACGCCCCCATCGCCATCAACCGCAACGCGAGAAGCGATTTGCCGCTGCCCGAGGCGCCACGAATGAGAACGCCGCGCTCGGGGTCGAGCGCGACGGCACTGGCATGGAGATTGGTCGAGAGGTCGTCCGACCCGGTCATTCAGCTGACCGGCAGGCCCACGACGAAACGCGCGCCCAGAGGATCGGAGGTCCGGTCGGCATCGGTGGGGCGAATATTCTCGGCCCAGATCACGCCGCCATGGGCTTCGACGATCTGCTTGGAAATCGCGAGACCGAGACCCGAGTGGTCGCCGAACTGCCCCTCGGGGCGTTCCGAATAGAACCGCTTGAAGACCTTGGTCAGCGCCTCTTCGGGAATGCCCGGCCCGGTATCCTCGACCACGACCAGCACGCGATTGTCGCGCTGGCGTGCCCAGACCCGCACCGCGTCGCCCTCTTCGCAGAACGAGGTCGCGTTGGTGATCAGGTTCACGAAGACCTGCGCCAGACGCGCTTCCAGCCCCGAGATGACCACGGATTGCGACGGCAGATCGGTGATGAAATCGACGCCCTTCTCGCGCGCCTGCTGCCCGAGGAATTCGCTGAGATTCGACACCATCTTGATCAGGTCGAATTGCTCTTCCTCTTCTTTCACCAGCTCGGAATCGAGCCGCGATGCATTGGAAATGTCACTCACCAGACGATCCAATCTGCGCACGTCGTGATCGATGACCTCGAGAAGACGGGTGCGCTGTTCGTCTTTCTTGACCATATGCAGCGAGGCCACGGCAGAGCGCAGACTGGCCAGCGGGTTCTTGATCTCATGGGCGACGTCGGCGGCGAACTGTTCGTTCGCGTCGATACGTTCGTAAAGCGCGCCGACCATGCCGCGCATCGCGCCCGACAGCCGCCCGATCTCGTCAGGTCGCGCGGTCAGGTCGGGGATGCGCACCCGGGCGGGCGCCATCTTGCGTGCGTTCTTGTCGCGCCCGATTTCGGCGGCGGCGGCAAGATCGGAAAGCGGGTTGGCGATGGTCGAGGCCAGCACCAGCGACAGCCCGATCGAGACGATGATCGCGATCACGAACATCTGCAGCACCTGCTCGCGCTCGACGCGGACCAGCGCGTCGATCTGCCCCGCGACGGAGATCAGCCCGACCACGCCCACGACGCGATCGCCCTGCCGGATCGGGGTGGCGACGGCGAAGATGGTCTCGCCGGCGGCGTTCTTCTGCGAGGCGATCTTGGTGCGGCCGTCCAACGCCGAGGGCACCAGATCGCGCACCATGTCGAGCGCGCTATCGGCGGCGGTGCCGCCACCGCGCTCGAACAGACCCGCGACCGAGTCCCAGATCTGGCCGAGGAAATCGCTCAGCACGGTGGAGCGCTTGTCGAAATTCAGCCCGTCGACCTCTTCGACCGGCGCGCGGTCGCCCGTGGTGGTGGTGCCAAGCAGCGCCGCACTGGGATCGAACAGGTAGAGATCGGCGCCCTCGGGCAACTCCATCCCGCGGATCGTCGCGAGCGGGTCGAGCCCGTCTCCCGCCGCCAGATTGACCGGAGCCCCCGCCGGAAGCTGCGCCTCGAACACGTCGGCGGCCAGTTGCGCCTCGTTCACCAGACCGCTCTCGCGCTGCAGCACAAGGCTGTCGCGAAACGGGTTGAGATAGAGCACGCCGGTCACCAGCACGATCATCGCCAACAGGTTG contains:
- a CDS encoding lysophospholipid acyltransferase family protein; amino-acid sequence: MNQESDIAIDAAQAVSRPYDKRRLSYAGTFSNPFKVGTIRTLEWLTAKAQLLHLIRKFEKRGAPVGAEFWPQALDVMGIDVTTPPEQIAHIPKEGPLVVVANHPHGLVDGMVLAYLIGQVRDDFLILTRSLLTGIPEVEQYMLPVPFPHEPNAREDSLKMRAACMAQLKRGGVVVLFPAGQVAHSETLMGPVIEQEWNPFTAKMLARSNASVLPIHFPGQNSRAYQIANTLSATVRQGLLLYEIKRALNKPQNPAIGPAKGPEEIAEALQNPRKFLADLRAETLAL
- a CDS encoding HPr family phosphocarrier protein — translated: MSVTRELEIVNEKGLHARASARFVEVVEDHDARATVAKDGQSVSGDSIMGLLMLAASRGTTIEVTTSGAEAEKLADALQALVADKFGEGM
- a CDS encoding PTS sugar transporter subunit IIA, which encodes MIGIVIVAHGGLAREYLAAIEHVVGPQRGIRAITIEDDHDRAGKQAEIRAAADAVDDGTGVVVVTDMFGGSPSNLSLMACEARDREIIYGANLPLLIKLAKSRSLAVHAAVEAALDAGRKYINSYNAQAGVVKCP
- the rapZ gene encoding RNase adapter RapZ, which gives rise to MGVTRSDPVWAQAGQRVVLVTGPSGAGRTTAIGALEDLGYEPIVNLPLSLVPRLLKGHLTGPVALGVDVRGRDFSAAALIELVDMLTKRPDLHLDLLYLDARPDVLERRYSETRRRHPLSPEEDPGAGIAQEMDLLSPIRMRADVLIDSSEMSPHDLRAEVGRFFDTGRTEALSVTVNSFSYKRGVQRGLDLMFDCRFLANPHWEPELRALDGRDAAVADYVAADPRFAEFHQRVLDLLLFLLPAYVAEGKAYLSVGFGCTGGQHRSVAMTESIAKALAEAGWRVSKRHRELERLGHAENEETKVRSGA
- a CDS encoding HPr kinase/phosphorylase yields the protein MTGSDDLSTNLHASAVALDPERGVLIRGASGSGKSLLALRLMAMGASLVADDRVDLRAEDGALIASAPEAIAGRIEARGVGILRADHLSQARITLLVDLDREEVERLPTCRKDRVLGVNLPLVLRVQHGHLDVAILQWLKGGRWA
- a CDS encoding sensor histidine kinase; protein product: MSIAGKIGLARKRSSDFARHAPETEVVLGEDWVGPADIVDDDLRKGRARRSMFSLNRSPLARKIITFNLLAMIVLVTGVLYLNPFRDSLVLQRESGLVNEAQLAADVFEAQLPAGAPVNLAAGDGLDPLATIRGMELPEGADLYLFDPSAALLGTTTTGDRAPVEEVDGLNFDKRSTVLSDFLGQIWDSVAGLFERGGGTAADSALDMVRDLVPSALDGRTKIASQKNAAGETIFAVATPIRQGDRVVGVVGLISVAGQIDALVRVEREQVLQMFVIAIIVSIGLSLVLASTIANPLSDLAAAAEIGRDKNARKMAPARVRIPDLTARPDEIGRLSGAMRGMVGALYERIDANEQFAADVAHEIKNPLASLRSAVASLHMVKKDEQRTRLLEVIDHDVRRLDRLVSDISNASRLDSELVKEEEEQFDLIKMVSNLSEFLGQQAREKGVDFITDLPSQSVVISGLEARLAQVFVNLITNATSFCEEGDAVRVWARQRDNRVLVVVEDTGPGIPEEALTKVFKRFYSERPEGQFGDHSGLGLAISKQIVEAHGGVIWAENIRPTDADRTSDPLGARFVVGLPVS